From the Micromonospora sediminicola genome, one window contains:
- a CDS encoding SIS domain-containing protein, giving the protein MAADIDEQPAGYERLLSTEHATAIAEVAAVVADRRPRHVVFTARGTSDHAALYAAYLTEIRLGLPAGLASPSAITVFGARPDLSDALVVGVSQSGGSPDLAEVLRVARASGALTLAVTNNPDSPLVETAELSVDIAAGHERAVAATKTYTAELLALLMLVEGVRAGDGVLPAEERDALARLPELAARTLADDTPARLAPRYRFAAQLVTTGRGYAYPTAREAALKLMETSYLPALAFSGADLLHGPLAMTDPDVPVLAVVGSGPGGTSMREVLPRLGERRADVVVVGSADVGETRMAVPEVDERYAPLLDILPLQRLALALALARGEDPDAPRGLKKVTATM; this is encoded by the coding sequence ATGGCCGCCGACATCGACGAGCAGCCGGCCGGCTACGAGCGCCTGCTCTCCACCGAGCACGCCACCGCGATCGCCGAGGTCGCGGCCGTCGTCGCGGACCGGCGGCCCCGGCACGTGGTCTTCACCGCCCGGGGCACCTCCGACCACGCCGCGCTCTACGCCGCCTACCTCACCGAGATCCGCCTCGGGCTGCCCGCCGGGCTCGCCTCGCCGAGCGCGATCACCGTCTTCGGCGCCCGGCCCGACCTCTCCGACGCGCTGGTCGTCGGCGTCAGCCAGAGCGGCGGCTCGCCCGACCTGGCCGAGGTGCTGCGGGTCGCCCGGGCCTCCGGCGCGCTCACCCTCGCCGTCACCAACAACCCCGACTCGCCGCTGGTCGAGACCGCCGAGCTGAGCGTCGACATCGCCGCCGGCCACGAGCGGGCCGTCGCCGCCACCAAGACCTACACCGCCGAGCTGCTCGCGCTGCTCATGCTGGTCGAGGGGGTACGCGCCGGCGACGGCGTGCTGCCCGCCGAGGAACGGGACGCGCTGGCCCGCCTGCCCGAGCTGGCCGCGCGCACCCTCGCCGACGACACCCCGGCCCGGCTCGCCCCGCGCTACCGGTTCGCCGCCCAGCTCGTCACCACCGGCCGGGGCTACGCGTACCCGACCGCCCGGGAGGCGGCGCTGAAGCTGATGGAGACGTCCTACCTGCCGGCGCTCGCCTTCTCCGGCGCCGACCTGCTGCACGGCCCGCTCGCCATGACCGACCCGGACGTGCCGGTGCTGGCCGTGGTCGGCTCCGGCCCCGGCGGCACGTCGATGCGCGAGGTGCTGCCCCGGCTCGGCGAGCGCCGCGCCGACGTGGTGGTGGTCGGCTCCGCCGACGTCGGGGAGACCCGGATGGCGGTGCCCGAGGTCGACGAGCGGTACGCGCCGCTGCTCGACATCCTGCCGCTGCAACGGCTCGCGCTGGCCCTGGCGCTGGCCCGCGGGGAGGACCCGGACGCACCACGCGGGTTGAAGAAGGTCACCGCGACGATGTGA
- a CDS encoding tetratricopeptide repeat protein — MPEDDAALSAEEELALARLALGEGDLRHAADHVAAALVRSPTLPEAHETLARLAAASGGDLDLFPLGQHAFVGAVVARAHLLAAAGRPAEGLDLLAAATGYAPGAPWAAVPWVTAADLPERLDPERTARILMQVCAAVPDPVPRRLREPLQPYLALARNAITVHPEHPLLLGAASALARRLGEVALAVAWATRGVRAKQTKLGEVWLGYAYRSAGRTADALAALERAVALDPDDLAVYADIAGTLADHGRLDAALDWVDRALAKDPSFDCAVHTAHRLRFQRDGNVDHLVALADFVRDHPDDSHEHGDLAECCRGRPWLGQVTPVGADDPLVPESLADSTLPSAGAVRRLQQLAQPAWAHPPAAYDAAVGLATVDLDDLLGLLAHPPETPPTALGRVLAGQDPALWVRCAQVWACLGLLHHRTDEPWAESTRRRVLGALAAGGPGPVAEAALFALVTAAWVEPGVRTDVAGLVAGRLAEVAGGRARRTPAAVSLAHLARATPALDPATRATAEALVTAAGAGPLRRLWHRLTALFRRA; from the coding sequence GTGCCCGAGGACGACGCCGCGCTCTCCGCGGAGGAGGAACTCGCGCTGGCCCGCCTGGCGCTGGGCGAGGGCGACCTGCGGCACGCGGCCGACCACGTGGCTGCGGCGCTGGTCCGCTCCCCCACCCTGCCCGAGGCGCACGAGACGCTCGCCCGGCTCGCCGCCGCCAGCGGCGGCGACCTGGACCTCTTCCCGCTGGGACAGCACGCGTTCGTCGGCGCCGTGGTGGCCCGGGCACACCTGCTCGCCGCCGCCGGCCGTCCCGCCGAAGGGCTCGACCTGCTGGCCGCCGCCACCGGCTACGCGCCCGGCGCGCCGTGGGCCGCCGTGCCCTGGGTGACCGCCGCCGACCTGCCGGAACGCCTCGACCCGGAGCGCACCGCGCGGATCCTCATGCAGGTCTGCGCGGCCGTGCCGGACCCGGTGCCGCGCCGGCTGCGCGAACCGCTCCAGCCCTACCTGGCGCTGGCCCGCAACGCGATCACCGTGCACCCCGAGCACCCGCTGCTGCTGGGCGCGGCGTCCGCGCTGGCCCGACGCCTGGGCGAGGTCGCCCTGGCGGTCGCCTGGGCCACCCGGGGGGTACGCGCGAAGCAGACCAAGCTCGGCGAGGTCTGGCTCGGGTACGCGTACCGCAGCGCGGGCCGGACCGCCGACGCGCTGGCCGCGCTGGAGCGCGCCGTCGCGCTCGACCCGGACGACCTGGCGGTCTACGCGGACATCGCCGGCACGCTGGCCGACCACGGCCGGCTGGACGCCGCGCTGGACTGGGTGGACCGCGCGCTGGCGAAGGACCCGTCCTTCGACTGCGCCGTACACACCGCGCACCGGCTGCGCTTCCAGCGCGACGGGAACGTCGACCACCTGGTGGCGCTGGCCGACTTCGTCCGCGACCACCCGGACGACTCGCACGAGCACGGCGACCTCGCCGAGTGCTGCCGGGGCCGCCCCTGGCTGGGTCAGGTGACCCCGGTGGGCGCGGACGACCCGCTGGTGCCGGAGAGCCTCGCCGACAGCACGCTCCCGTCGGCCGGCGCGGTACGACGGCTCCAGCAGCTCGCCCAGCCGGCCTGGGCCCATCCCCCGGCGGCGTACGACGCCGCGGTCGGCCTCGCCACCGTCGACCTCGACGACCTGCTCGGCCTGCTGGCGCATCCGCCGGAGACGCCGCCCACCGCGCTGGGGCGGGTGCTCGCCGGCCAGGATCCCGCGCTCTGGGTGCGGTGCGCCCAGGTCTGGGCCTGCCTCGGCCTGCTGCACCACCGCACCGACGAGCCGTGGGCGGAGTCCACCCGCCGCCGGGTGCTGGGGGCACTGGCCGCCGGCGGTCCCGGCCCGGTCGCCGAGGCGGCGCTGTTCGCGCTGGTCACCGCCGCCTGGGTGGAACCCGGGGTACGCACCGACGTGGCCGGCCTGGTGGCCGGGCGGCTCGCCGAGGTGGCGGGCGGGCGGGCCCGCCGGACCCCGGCGGCGGTGTCGCTGGCGCACCTGGCCCGGGCCACCCCGGCCCTGGACCCGGCCACCCGCGCCACCGCCGAGGCGCTGGTCACGGCCGCCGGCGCCGGTCCGCTCCGCCGCCTGTGGCACCGCCTCACCGCGCTGTTCCGCCGCGCCTGA
- a CDS encoding PAS domain-containing sensor histidine kinase: protein MSTLRDLAEEHTALRPADIDHLHRIAGDWQLLSDLSFADLLLWVPVDGDGTFLCVAQVRPTTAPTAYLDDQVGRIVGGPEVAHLEVAHRQGRIWREGDPVWYGDVPARHEAIPVRLRTGDGENGEVIAVVGRDTNLSTARTPSQLELNYLTTADDLAQMIADGTFPPPRHPGETTSAPRVGDGLVRLDANGKVTYASPNAQSAYRRLGFASHLVGEDLAKLHRRLAGDPLEGTDAGNAVLAALRGEAPPRREIDARGATMLTRALPLMPAGVPIGALVLVRDITEVRRRDRALITKDATIREIHHRVKNNLQTVAALLRLQARRVAMPEARVALEESVRRVASIALVHETLSMSSDEAVEFDGIVDRVASAATEVAATEVTVGMRRRGTFGVLPAEIATSLVMVLNELLLNAVEHGFPPADEDGAPAAPDGPKPEVVVSVHRLRKELHVSVTDNGRGLPGQFDAERGGNLGLQIVRALVTGELRGTIELRNGAGGGTEAALVVPLARGTTDRLTGRAGPP from the coding sequence GTGTCCACCCTCCGTGACCTCGCCGAGGAGCACACCGCGCTCCGTCCGGCGGACATCGACCACCTGCACCGGATCGCCGGCGACTGGCAGCTGCTGTCCGACCTCTCCTTCGCCGACCTGCTGCTCTGGGTGCCGGTGGACGGTGACGGCACCTTCCTCTGCGTGGCCCAGGTCCGCCCGACCACCGCGCCGACCGCCTACCTGGACGACCAGGTCGGCCGGATCGTCGGCGGGCCCGAGGTGGCGCACCTGGAGGTGGCCCACCGGCAGGGTCGGATCTGGCGCGAGGGCGACCCGGTCTGGTACGGCGACGTGCCCGCCCGGCACGAGGCCATCCCGGTGCGGCTGCGCACCGGCGACGGCGAGAACGGCGAGGTGATCGCCGTGGTGGGGCGCGACACCAACCTCTCCACCGCGCGCACCCCGAGCCAGCTCGAACTGAACTACCTGACCACCGCCGACGACCTGGCCCAGATGATCGCCGACGGCACGTTCCCGCCGCCCCGGCACCCGGGTGAGACCACCTCGGCGCCCCGCGTCGGCGACGGGCTGGTGCGGCTCGACGCCAACGGCAAGGTCACCTACGCGAGCCCGAACGCGCAGTCCGCGTACCGCCGGCTCGGCTTCGCCTCCCACCTGGTGGGGGAGGACCTGGCCAAGCTGCACCGCCGGCTGGCCGGCGACCCGCTGGAGGGCACCGACGCGGGCAACGCGGTGCTCGCCGCGTTGCGCGGCGAGGCGCCGCCCCGACGGGAGATCGACGCCCGCGGCGCCACCATGCTGACCCGGGCGTTGCCGCTGATGCCCGCCGGCGTGCCGATCGGCGCGCTGGTGCTGGTCCGCGACATCACCGAGGTGCGCCGCCGCGACCGCGCCCTGATCACCAAGGACGCCACCATCCGGGAGATCCACCACCGGGTGAAGAACAACCTGCAGACCGTCGCCGCGCTGCTGCGCCTCCAGGCCCGCCGGGTGGCCATGCCCGAGGCCCGGGTCGCGCTGGAGGAGTCGGTACGCCGGGTCGCCTCGATCGCGCTGGTCCACGAGACGCTCTCCATGTCCAGCGACGAGGCGGTGGAGTTCGACGGCATCGTCGACCGGGTCGCCAGCGCCGCGACCGAGGTGGCCGCCACCGAGGTGACCGTCGGCATGCGCCGCAGGGGCACCTTCGGCGTGCTGCCCGCCGAGATCGCCACCTCGCTGGTGATGGTCCTCAACGAGCTGCTGCTCAACGCCGTGGAGCACGGCTTCCCGCCGGCCGACGAGGACGGCGCTCCCGCTGCGCCGGACGGGCCGAAGCCGGAGGTGGTGGTCTCGGTGCACCGGCTCCGCAAGGAGCTGCACGTCTCGGTCACCGACAACGGGCGCGGCCTGCCCGGGCAGTTCGACGCCGAGCGGGGCGGCAACCTCGGCCTCCAGATCGTCCGGGCGCTGGTCACCGGTGAGCTGCGCGGCACCATCGAGCTGCGCAACGGCGCCGGCGGCGGCACCGAGGCGGCGCTCGTCGTCCCGCTGGCCCGGGGCACCACCGACCGCCTCACCGGGCGAGCAGGGCCACCGTGA